The Lutra lutra chromosome 1, mLutLut1.2, whole genome shotgun sequence genomic sequence AGGAGGAGTTTAGTGAAATATTAACCCTTTTTGAGTGATGGGAGGTATGTCTCAATGGGTTCACAACAGAGACTGAAGCATCAGAAAGCTCTGGATTTAAGTTTAGCTCTGCTGCTGACTGGCTGATTTGATCTCAAGCAAATCACTTAGCTTCTCCAACCCTCAAtttgcccatctgtaaaatgggagatatCATTCCTCTTGCTACCATGCTTATGTGTATTAAGTCCCAGCACTGACATTGCTGTTTCCAACCCAGTACTGCAAAATTGCCGTCTTCTTTCCCTAGTCTCTTCGGCACTGACCAATACTAAAGATAGCCCTGTACTCTTCGACTTCTTAGAAGAAACTGAGCTTTACAGGGAACTAGCCAACAAAGCCCTTGAGAAGTACAAACAGGAGAATGGAGATTTTGCTGCTTTCAGAGTGGACCGAGTGGAGAGAGTTGTCAGAGCGGTGAGTCTCTGCTCATGTCAGCTGGCTTCTGAGGGCCCAGCTCCAACCTGGCAGGTCCAGACCCGATGGCACTGGCCCTCTCCACTGCCTCATATGTCCACCTCCTTTCTAACTGAGGGTCCTTTTGCAGCCTCAACCGAAAGGCAAGAGATACCGAAGAAACTGCTCCCCTGCAGTTTTTTAATGTTGGGGAGTTGTGGGGAGTATAAGTATCtactgaagaggagggaaaactcagacaggaaggagggaaagacagaagagCATATTGGGGTTACATGAGTCATTGAAAATCACCCAGTCCTAACCTCCTTGTATGatgatgggaaactgaggcacagagacaccGTCTCAGCACAACCAGGGGTGTGGCTGGTGCAAGACAGTTCCCCTGCCTTCCATTCCAGTCCAGGGCTCCCATTGCCTCCCACCCAGAGGGATGTTGTAAAGTGGTTCTCTGATGAATGTCTTGCATTTTGAAAATACCAAGTTAAATTAATTACAGTGTGTACTTGTGATGGAATGAATACAGCACAGTTACTAGAGAGAGTGTTTTGGGTCTGTATGCACTGGGAAGAGTTCCTAGGGGGGAAAGCAGGTTAGAGAATGAAACTTAGACCCTGAGCCCATTTGTGTTAattagatatgtgtgtatatgggcAACATATTTAGGAAAAAGCTAGGAGAAACACATCAGATACGTAGGGGTACCTCTGGAAAGAAGAGATCAGGAGCAGGAAGGGTGAGTTTTCACACTGCTTGGTTATGTCTATATTATTTGACCTTTCAATGAAATAGTATTTACCTTATCACTTAtgtggtaaatttttaaaagacagtggCCATGAGAAAAAGGGCACGTATTGGCGATTTGAATCACCGTGATGCTTTACAGTCCATTGGGTAGTAGGCATCTACGgccttttcctttattctaacTGCTTATGTGCCTGAAACTGCTTTGATCCGATTTGTTctagagaggaggggaaagaacCAACTACTACGTGGACTTCTCTGTGAGGAACTGCTCCAGGAGCCACCATTTTCCCAGGCACCATAATGTGAGTATAATAAATGTCTCTGAAATACCAGGTAACATTCAGAGACCACCCCCCATGCATCAGGCACCCCTCCAGGGTTAGCCCCGTCACTACTCTGTGAGGAAGatattatttttgtctctcttagagatggagaaactgaggcatagggaaGTTAAATGAATCATAAGAGTACAATTTTATAATATGCACAATAAATACCTAAACTTGACACTGAGATTGTACTTGAACTCACTAGGATTAAAGACTTAGCTAAAGAATTAAGAGCCTACACCATGGGTGCCTTCGTTCACTTCATCTCATTTGCCCTTCACAGTGACCCCCTGTGACAAATATGGATGTACCTGAGGACCAGCAAGGGGGCTTGCCCAAGGTTCATATCCAAGCTGAGATTAGAATCCAGTTCTCCTAATGTTCAGTCATGTGCAATTTCCCCCCCAATCACTTATAAATGGATACTCACGCATCTGTAGAAAGCTTTTATTAGTGAAACTCAACATTTGTAGGGCAACTTAGAATTTCCAAAACACCTCCACTGATGTTATTACCTTGTTGGATCCCTGTGATAACCGTGCTGAGGAGAAGCAAATGTCTGCCCTCATTTCCCTGGGACAGAAGGGCCCAGAAGTTTGACCAGTTGCCCAAGTGCACTTAGCTAGACAGTGTTAGGACATAGGATTTTAACAGTGGGATTCTGATTTCAAGTTCAGGATAATTCTGATGTTTAACAGCATATTCTCCAGCATATTCTCCAGAAGAGAGGAAACATTCGTTAGTTCCCTTCTGGCTGGTCAGTGTTCCCACCTGAAGCAGTTATAGAATCCTGCCCCCACAAAAgatacctctctctctcagtcccttCTTCAATAAATCCTTAACAACCCAGTGCAGAAACTTGGCAGCTGGAGAAGAGGAGTCTCAGTCCTAAGGGTTTTGcagcatgatctcatttaattaaGCCCTCCCACAACCTGAAGGTAGTTAGAAATttcaagtaacttgcctaaaCTCACACAACTGGTAGATGGTGAAGCCAGAATTCACAGAGCTCCGTCTGACTCCAGAACTGTTCTCAGAACCTCAGTGCTTAACTGTCGCATCTAGAAAAGCATTGTCTTCTTGTCCTAGTCTAATTTTGACAGCTGGGTTTAGGAGCCTCTGCAGCATAGGGATGCCAGCCAGTCATAGCCTCTGTACTCAGGGTATGGCCCTAAATCACTTTGACAGGGTCCAGCAAACCCATTTTCATACTGGTTCCCTCCTTTCCAGCACTTTCCTTCAAGGGTCAGAGTAAAGTTGTACAAATCCCTCTTTCGGCACCTCTCTTCATTCTCTCTAGGCACAGGAAATTGGGTCTCCCAGTGCAGAAGGGTTGGAGAAAAGGCAAGGCATCAATGATGGGTTATCCCTCACGACCCCCCATGGGGTGACCCTTGTATGAACCTGGTGTGACCCTGGTGTGACCCCTCACGGAAGAGAACCACAGCAACTTGAAGTGAACCACTTAGGAAACTGCACTTTCTCCAAGTATTGACTGGGAAAGATTGTTAAATAACTAGCAGAGATATTTGACGATATTACCCTGATTTTTCTAAAGCTCATCTTTCCCAAACGTATAAAAGTTTACAGCTCTAGCTGTGCACCTTCTTACgacctgcacacacacatacacacgcatataCATACGCATACACACTAACaggattctctcttctttataggtcttgggATTCTGCAGAGCGGATTTGTCCTACGATGTAGAAGTCTCTGACTTGGAAACGCCAGAACACATTGCCATAAACTGTGAAGTCTTCAATTTTGAGGTGGGTTGCTTAAGTCATCTTTGTCATGTGCCGTGCCTTTGTCATGACATATagtgtattttgttcttttagctctgggggtggtggggagataGGGATAGAGGCAGAGAGATAAGAGGGGGCTGAAAAGGAATACAGAGGGAATAGGCCCCCAGGGAACAAATGGGGTACAATTGCTGATATGATACCCCAATTGGGAAAAGTTAAGCTTTGTAAAGTAAAATCATAACCAATTCAATGAATGTCTAATGAATTTGAAAATGGTCCTTGTAGCCAAAGCTCCAGTCCTGAGACTCAAATCTTCATTTTCGTCATCAAGCCTAGAACCTAAGGGGAATGAATAAACCTCAAACACATTAcataaagatacataaaataaggCACAAAGCAATGTTTCACATCTGTCCCGGAAAGCTTTGTTCCGTACCAAGATAGTCATCACAGTATTTTTCATGtcagcaaaaactgaaaataatccaaatgtctatGTGCCAAACCATAAAACAAAGGTGGGGGGCAAGGCAGGTTGGTCACCAGGAGCAAGgctccacagatttttttttttaattaaaatctcgACAAGAAGGAGAGTGAAGAAATGAAATGGTCACCCTTAAAGAGTAAGAGATGCTTATACTGTATAAGTAACATTCTACAATGTAATTTCACCATTTGATgttgaaatgagaaaataggGATGATAAGTAAAGTTTTTCATAATACAATATTTATTGCTTCTGAAGAACCACCTTTACTCTGAGATATCTTTCTGACTCTTGTATTATCAAAATATTCCGATTGTGAAATAATGATAGTAGCAGATGacagttttgtttgtattttattttatttaagatttatttatttattttaaagagagagagagagaaagagagagtgtgtgtgtgtgctcaagcagggggaagggcaaaaggagagggagagaaagaatcctaagtgGATTGCCTGCTGAGTATGGAGACGGATGTAGGGCTTAacctcagaaccctgagatcttgacctgagtggaaacaaTGAccggatgcttaattgactgagccacccaggtgccccattgtttgcattttaaatgtcagtttGGATGGATAAAAGTTTGAGACTgctatcctatttttaaaattgatttgtggaatctggaagtctgaaatccatTGGTCTAAACTGACTTTCACATCTAACTACTCCTTTTGTGTTCTGCAATAACACTCACTTGTCTGTATCCTTTACCAGGAATGTAGAAACATCAGTGGTATACCACACCATTTTGGCCATCCTCACCACTCTGGTAGGCATGAGCATTCTCTTGCTGGGAAGCCTCCATTTAAGCCCGATGAATTTAGAGATCACCAACAACCCCACAAGCCACATAAATTTGGATGCCCACCTCTCCTAGAAGACAGACCACCATTTCAGGCAGGAGCTCCTCCACAATGGCCCCCTCCAGGACCAGGATCTCATCACCCCCATTTTGGCCCCAGTGGGACCCATGGACACCCTCATAATCATAGTTCCAGTGAGCACCATCCCCACGGACACCGTCCTCATGGGCATCATCCCCATGGTCACCATCCCCATGGACACCGTCCCCATGGACATCATCCCCATAAGCATCATCCCCATGGGCACCATCCCCATGGACACCATCCCCAAAGCCATGATTTCTTTGACCATGGGCCTTGTGATCCACCACCCCAAAGCCAGGGTCCCGAAGATCACCATCACCGGGGCCATGGCCCACCATCTAGGCACTCAGAAGAAAGAGGTCTAGGTAAAAGACACTTTCCCTTCCACTGGAGACAAATGGGATATGTTCACCGGCTACCTCCACTAAAGGACGGTGAAGTTCTTCCTCTTCCAGAAGCCAATTTTCCCAGCTTCTCATTGCCAGACCTCAACAATCCTAAAAAGCCAGAAATTCAGCTCTTCCCTCAATCAGTTTCTGAATCATGCCCAGGGACATTTAAGAGTGAGTTTTCACATGTCTTGAAGTTTTTTGCATACTCACttccaaaataaaatctgatttcctcgatggagaaaaattaatgttCTGACTTAGAACCACAAATAAAATATGATCAATAATGAATACAAAATTCATGTACTTTAGCCTTACTTACATATTCACGGTAGGGCAaatgtgggtgggggaggagatggcatgagaagagagagacgaaaggaaaggagaggaaagatgtCAATGCTACAAGTCTGTCACTGACCACGAAATCCTTGCAGCAAATCTCTGatcctctttctttcctggaTTTAATAACTCCTTTAAGTCTAGAGTCTTTCCTCACTGAGTAGTTAGGTTGTAGCTGGGCATACCAAGAAGGTATGTTTTATCAGTCAAGGGATTATTCTTCTAACCCAAAATTCAAATTCCCTCCTACTTGTTATTTCTAGTCCTCTAAGTTTCCCTTTGGAAAAAAGTAAGTTCTAAACTCAATTTGATGCAATCAAGACTTTGGCTATGAACTACAAAGAATGTTGCAGGAACAAATCATAACCATGAGTTCAGGTGCACAAGAAATATCACTTgattttcagaagaaattaatttccatttcagGCTGCCATCCTGGTAGATTAAGAGGAGACTTAACCTCAGTTCTTCTTAGAGTTCCCTCACCCTGCTACTCCCCACACAAGGTTGTGCCGcagttctagaatttcatgtAGTGCCAAGGTGTTTGGGTGGTGGGCATGAGAAAGGAGGTCTGAGTCTCCTTCACTGGTCTACTAGCTTCCCTCCTGCTGAGGGATGCTTACTACCCTGTACGCCTCCCTCCTTGGGTTGAGCTTATCAGCTACTGCTGTATCAAACTGAAGGTAAAAGAATCTCTGCAAGACTGGTAATGAACTTATCTGCCCTGGGCTATTCTCTTCCTGAGGTCTTGCTGCCTTCCAGGCTACATGCCCAGAAAGCAGGGCAGACATGTTCTCTGCTTAGGACCCCCAGAAACCTCTGTTCTGCTCATATTTTCCCCCTAGGCTAGGGGTGTTCTAGGCTCAGGTAACCTCTCTTTATTCAGTTTTGGTACCAGAGGACTCTTTCTCCATAATtaaatcctctttcttttcccttcttcccaaaTCAGAGCTCAAGCATTTAGACATAGGCTAATAAGACTTTGGGTTTGCTACCTGAATTACTGGAAGCACTTGTAGGTACATAGTGATGGCAGGaggtagatgtgtgtgtgtgtgtgtgtgtgtgtgtgtgtgtgtgtgtgtgtctgggcaggggagggaggtatagggggaaaaaaaaaactaaggctAAAGGAGATGTGGGTAAGTTGGTTGTTAGGCTGGGAAAAAGGAGAGGCCCACAAAGAGGCAGAAGCTGAaactgggagagagaagagaggtctAACAGCACACAGTGCAGGAGGAATTGGAATCAGAACGTGGGGTTTATCAGAAAGGTTCCTTAGGTTTGGTGAGTAGACACCCAAATCCACCACACTGGAAACAAGATGCAAGGAGGGGGGAAACAGGACCTCATTCAACCCATTTCTTCTTATGCTTCTCTACTTTCTTCTCCACCCTGGGGAGCATTTTACTTCTAGAACCAATGCAACTGAGTGAAGAGAGACCGACTTGACCAGAGATTAGAGAGGAtgcccatattttatttttgattgcCCCAGCGTCCTGGTGTGGGACTCCTGGCATGCACTACGTCCCCGGGCACAGGCTCCCCAGGCATGCAACGTGATCAGTAGCAGCCCACTTTTCTGCAGCTAGATATCTtgcaaataaatgattaaaagatatctgtatgttggggcgcctgggtggctcagtgggttaagcctctgccttcggctcaggtcatgatctcagggttctgggatcgagcccctcatcgggctctctgctcggcagggagcctgcttcctcctctctctctctctgcttgcctctctgcctacttgtagaaaaaaaaaaagat encodes the following:
- the HRG gene encoding histidine-rich glycoprotein; the encoded protein is MRAFRATLLLLPLVVLQNSCAATVSPTDCDATEPFAGKVLDVINKGRRHGYLFQLLRVADAHVDQAESVAIYYLVLDVKESDCSVLSRKHWDDCEPALSKRLPEIVIGQCKVIATQCLNDSQHFRVNDYNCTTSSVSSALTNTKDSPVLFDFLEETELYRELANKALEKYKQENGDFAAFRVDRVERVVRARGGERTNYYVDFSVRNCSRSHHFPRHHNVLGFCRADLSYDVEVSDLETPEHIAINCEVFNFEECRNISGIPHHFGHPHHSGRHEHSLAGKPPFKPDEFRDHQQPHKPHKFGCPPLLEDRPPFQAGAPPQWPPPGPGSHHPHFGPSGTHGHPHNHSSSEHHPHGHRPHGHHPHGHHPHGHRPHGHHPHKHHPHGHHPHGHHPQSHDFFDHGPCDPPPQSQGPEDHHHRGHGPPSRHSEERGLGKRHFPFHWRQMGYVHRLPPLKDGEVLPLPEANFPSFSLPDLNNPKKPEIQLFPQSVSESCPGTFKSEFSHVLKFFAYSLPK